In Asanoa sp. WMMD1127, one genomic interval encodes:
- the lysX gene encoding bifunctional lysylphosphatidylglycerol synthetase/lysine--tRNA ligase LysX codes for MTTTVEEAAEISAATPIARSRGLGWGRYVPRIFGLVMWFVAIVSFIAAIGHIFHTGVQPVRETIDALIIPAPANIAYAVFLAALATATLRRKRVAWWLLTIYFSLSVLITAILAIVLSSVSDAELLDDAGNRLFETTGELALLWGSLAISVVALAALILFRNQFYAHVAKGSVRRALTVFIGTLIIGIGLGLSLVTAFPGSLQGTGNQLAYATERVLGGGFSFDITRVGAAPGWVSFILGLFGAAAVFAALATLLRSQRRNAELHAGDERQIRTLLAKYGDRDSLGYFATRRDKSAIFSPTGKSAVTYRVVNGVSLASGDPVGDPEAWGPAIDAWLAQARYYAWTPAVMGASEEGAIAYARTGLKVIHLGDEAILLTREFTLDGREMRPVRQAVNRVERAGYTATVRRHSDIPEEEMKELTRLSTAWRDTESERGFSMALGRLGDPADGRCMLVEAIDRNNAVKAIISFSPWGTHGVSLDLMRRAPDAENGAMEFMVAALMENAPRLGVDRVSLNFAVFRAVFEEGARIGAGPILRLWRKLLLFFSRWWQLESLYRSNAKYHPVWQPRYLCYGERRELVRVGISSAIAEGFLAIPGSPGSQLDVLPPDAGERARAAEEIDEAEAPPPPGAIDHKAPEQMRVRLAKRARLIENGVDPYPVNYPRTDTCAEVVAAHRDLAPDKRSGDTVGVAGRVMLMRTHGGLLFATIRDWSGDLQVMLGGRGAVDTFDDTIDIGDHVGVTGEVITTRTGELTVEATSWQLNAKCLRPLPDKHRGLADPEARVRQRYLDLVTNKRSRDILRARSNAIFALRESLVGRRYLEVETPILQRIHGGANAKPFTTHINAYDLKLYLRIAPELYLKRLAVGGVERVFELGRTFRNEGADYSHNPEFTVLEAYQAYGDYDTMLRLTRELIQEAAIAAYGQAVARRPGTDEEVDISGDWPVRTVNEAVSTALGEVVDADTDVATLRRYCDKAEIAYDPKWTRGAVLLELYEHLVESKTDLPTFYKDFPTEVSPLTRQHRHDGRLAERWDLVGFGFELGTAYSELIDPVEQRRRLTEQSLLAAGGDPEAMELDEDFLQALEYAMPPTGGLGIGVDRLVMLLTGRSIRETLPFPLVRAAS; via the coding sequence GTGACCACGACAGTCGAAGAGGCCGCGGAGATCTCCGCCGCCACACCGATAGCCCGGTCCCGGGGCCTGGGCTGGGGCCGCTACGTTCCCCGGATCTTCGGCCTGGTCATGTGGTTCGTCGCGATCGTCTCGTTCATCGCCGCGATCGGGCACATCTTCCACACCGGTGTGCAGCCCGTCCGCGAGACGATCGACGCGCTGATCATCCCGGCGCCGGCCAACATCGCGTACGCCGTCTTCCTGGCCGCCCTGGCGACCGCGACGCTGCGCCGCAAGCGGGTGGCGTGGTGGCTGCTGACCATCTATTTCAGCCTGAGCGTGCTGATCACCGCGATCCTGGCCATCGTGCTGTCCAGCGTGTCGGACGCCGAGCTGCTCGACGATGCCGGCAACCGGCTCTTCGAGACCACCGGCGAGCTCGCCCTGCTCTGGGGCAGCCTGGCCATCTCGGTCGTCGCGCTGGCCGCGCTGATCCTGTTCCGCAACCAGTTCTACGCGCACGTGGCCAAGGGCAGCGTGCGGCGGGCGCTCACGGTCTTCATCGGCACCCTGATCATCGGCATCGGTTTGGGGCTGAGCCTCGTCACCGCGTTCCCCGGCAGCCTGCAGGGGACCGGCAACCAGCTGGCGTACGCCACCGAGCGGGTGCTGGGCGGCGGGTTCAGCTTCGACATCACCCGGGTCGGTGCGGCGCCCGGCTGGGTCAGCTTCATCCTCGGGCTGTTCGGCGCCGCCGCCGTCTTCGCGGCGCTGGCCACCCTGCTGCGCTCGCAGCGCCGCAACGCCGAGCTGCACGCCGGCGACGAGCGGCAGATCCGCACCCTGTTGGCCAAGTACGGCGACCGCGACTCGCTCGGCTACTTCGCCACCCGGCGGGACAAGTCGGCGATCTTCTCGCCGACCGGCAAGTCCGCGGTCACCTACCGCGTGGTCAACGGCGTCAGCCTGGCCAGCGGCGACCCGGTCGGCGACCCCGAGGCGTGGGGGCCGGCGATCGACGCGTGGCTGGCCCAGGCGCGCTACTACGCGTGGACACCGGCGGTGATGGGGGCCAGCGAGGAGGGCGCGATCGCGTACGCCCGGACCGGTCTCAAGGTCATCCACCTCGGCGACGAGGCGATCCTGCTGACCCGGGAGTTCACCCTGGACGGTCGGGAGATGCGCCCGGTGCGGCAGGCGGTCAACCGGGTCGAGCGGGCCGGCTACACCGCCACCGTCCGCCGGCACTCCGACATCCCCGAGGAGGAGATGAAAGAGCTGACCCGACTCTCCACGGCGTGGCGCGACACGGAGAGCGAGCGCGGCTTCTCGATGGCCCTCGGCCGGCTCGGCGACCCCGCCGACGGGCGCTGCATGCTGGTCGAGGCGATCGACAGGAACAACGCGGTCAAGGCGATCATCTCGTTCAGCCCCTGGGGCACCCACGGCGTCTCCCTCGACCTGATGCGCCGGGCCCCCGACGCCGAGAACGGCGCGATGGAGTTCATGGTCGCGGCGCTGATGGAGAACGCGCCGCGCCTCGGCGTGGACCGGGTCTCGCTGAACTTCGCGGTGTTCCGGGCGGTGTTCGAGGAGGGCGCCCGGATCGGCGCCGGCCCGATCCTGCGGCTCTGGCGCAAGCTGCTGCTGTTCTTCTCCCGCTGGTGGCAGCTCGAGTCGCTGTACCGGTCCAACGCCAAGTACCACCCGGTCTGGCAGCCGCGCTACCTGTGTTACGGCGAGCGCCGCGAGCTGGTCCGCGTCGGCATCTCGTCGGCCATCGCGGAGGGCTTCCTCGCGATCCCGGGCAGCCCCGGCTCCCAGCTCGACGTGCTGCCGCCGGACGCGGGGGAGCGGGCCCGGGCGGCGGAGGAGATCGACGAGGCCGAGGCCCCGCCGCCGCCCGGGGCGATCGACCACAAGGCGCCCGAGCAGATGCGGGTCCGGCTGGCCAAGCGCGCCCGGCTGATCGAGAACGGCGTCGACCCGTACCCCGTGAACTATCCGCGGACCGACACCTGCGCCGAGGTGGTCGCCGCCCACCGCGACCTGGCGCCGGACAAGCGCAGCGGCGACACGGTCGGCGTCGCCGGCCGGGTCATGCTGATGCGCACGCACGGTGGCCTGCTGTTCGCGACCATCCGCGACTGGAGCGGCGACCTGCAGGTCATGCTCGGCGGCCGCGGCGCGGTCGACACGTTCGACGACACGATCGACATCGGCGACCACGTCGGCGTCACCGGCGAGGTGATCACCACCCGGACCGGCGAGCTGACCGTCGAGGCGACCTCGTGGCAGCTCAACGCCAAGTGCCTGCGGCCCTTGCCGGACAAGCACCGCGGCCTGGCCGACCCCGAGGCCCGGGTCCGGCAGCGCTATCTCGACCTCGTGACCAACAAGCGCTCGCGGGACATCCTGCGGGCCCGCAGCAACGCCATCTTCGCGCTGCGCGAGTCGCTGGTCGGCCGCCGCTACCTCGAGGTGGAGACGCCGATCCTCCAGCGGATCCACGGCGGCGCCAACGCCAAGCCGTTCACCACCCACATCAACGCGTACGACCTGAAGCTCTATCTGCGGATCGCGCCCGAGCTCTACCTGAAGCGGCTGGCCGTCGGCGGTGTCGAGCGGGTCTTCGAGCTCGGCCGGACGTTCCGCAACGAGGGCGCCGACTACAGCCACAACCCGGAGTTCACGGTGCTGGAGGCCTACCAGGCCTACGGCGACTACGACACGATGCTGCGGCTGACCCGCGAGCTGATCCAGGAGGCGGCGATCGCGGCGTACGGGCAGGCGGTGGCGCGCCGGCCCGGCACCGACGAGGAGGTCGACATCTCCGGCGACTGGCCGGTGCGGACGGTCAACGAGGCCGTGTCGACCGCGCTCGGCGAGGTGGTCGACGCCGACACCGACGTGGCGACGCTGCGCCGCTACTGCGACAAGGCCGAGATCGCGTACGACCCGAAGTGGACCCGCGGCGCGGTGCTGCTGGAGCTCTACGAGCACCTGGTCGAGTCGAAGACGGACCTGCCGACGTTCTACAAGGACTTCCCGACCGAGGTGTCGCCGCTGACCCGCCAGCACCGGCACGACGGGCGGCTGGCCGAGCGGTGGGACCTCGTGGGCTTCGGCTTCGAGCTGGGCACGGCCTATTCGGAGCTGATCGACCCGGTCGAGCAGCGGCGCCGGCTGACCGAGCAGTCGCTGCTCGCGGCGGGCGGCGACCCCGAGGCCATGGAGCTCGACGAGGACTTCCTGCAGGCGCTGGAGTACGCGATGCCGCCCACCGGTGGCCTCGGCATCGGCGTCGACCGGCTGGTCATGCTGCTCACCGGCCGCTCGATCCGGGAGACGCTGCCGTTCCCCCTCGTCCGCGCCGCGTCGTGA
- a CDS encoding DUF998 domain-containing protein, whose amino-acid sequence MRPPRWPAAAFAASSALYSSWLLGPWLNPRLGIAGGLASDLAATDQPYHQLFRVADLAAGSLALLGSARLLVGRRVPTAERAGWLSAAAFGLATIFDSSLTALSCAPSIDPDCPELSGDLADVALDPHTLTSVFAALGGIGSIVSFWLAARPGSADRTWAGGLAVGSVVVNLGLLVELVREGPHEGVWQRVELANLAAWLVYAAVRSQRSSGWRG is encoded by the coding sequence GTGAGGCCGCCGCGCTGGCCGGCGGCCGCGTTCGCGGCGTCGTCCGCGCTCTACAGCTCGTGGCTGCTCGGCCCGTGGCTCAACCCGCGGCTGGGCATCGCGGGCGGGTTGGCGAGCGACCTGGCCGCCACGGACCAGCCCTACCACCAGCTGTTCCGGGTGGCCGACCTGGCCGCCGGCTCGCTGGCCCTGCTCGGCTCGGCCCGCCTCCTGGTCGGCCGCCGCGTTCCCACCGCGGAACGGGCGGGCTGGCTGTCCGCGGCGGCGTTCGGCCTGGCCACGATCTTCGACAGCAGCCTGACCGCGCTGTCCTGCGCCCCGTCGATCGACCCGGACTGCCCGGAGCTCTCCGGCGACCTGGCCGACGTGGCGCTGGACCCGCACACGCTGACCTCGGTGTTCGCGGCGCTGGGCGGGATCGGCTCGATCGTCTCGTTCTGGCTCGCGGCGCGGCCCGGCAGCGCCGACCGCACGTGGGCCGGCGGGTTGGCTGTCGGGAGTGTCGTGGTGAACCTCGGCCTGCTGGTCGAGCTGGTGCGGGAGGGGCCGCACGAGGGGGTCTGGCAGCGGGTCGAGCTGGCCAACCTGGCCGCGTGGTTGGTCTACGCCGCGGTGCGGAGCCAGCGGTCGTCGGGCTGGCGGGGGTAG
- a CDS encoding FAD-binding oxidoreductase, protein MTITATTVQGGLATLTDEVIEELRGRVSCPVLAPEDTGFGDVREVFNAMHPGDPALVVSCFGAADVRDAVTFARDNGLVVSVRGGGHSIAGLSASDSCMLIDLAPMHAVHVDPAARLARAQGGAVWADVDRETQAYGLAAPGGVVSDTGVAGLTLGGGYGWLRRKYGLSCDHLLAAEVVGPDGEVRVASETENTDLLWALRGGGGNFGVVTWFTFGLVDVGPTVAFAGTFYPVEEAAQVLRGWRNYVAVAPDEVTASFLTVTMPADPALPPALHDRACALVGAVYAGDAAAGLDILRPLRELGTPLADLSGPLPFVGVQQSFDTFFPRNTLQAYWKSRYLSSLDDAAIDFVARCAEQRPSPQTLVNVFHMGGAIAAVPPDATAFAQRSSPFLLSIDGNWTDPADNADNIAWVREAFRESARHGDDGVYLNFTGRADEPPDIAVDSAFGANLRRLAEIKARYDPANMFRANNNITPAPS, encoded by the coding sequence ATGACGATCACCGCGACGACCGTCCAGGGCGGTCTGGCGACCCTGACCGATGAAGTCATCGAGGAGCTGCGCGGGCGGGTCTCCTGCCCGGTGCTGGCGCCCGAAGACACCGGGTTCGGCGACGTCCGCGAGGTGTTCAACGCGATGCACCCCGGCGACCCGGCGCTGGTGGTGAGCTGTTTCGGCGCGGCCGACGTGCGCGACGCGGTCACCTTCGCCCGAGACAACGGCCTGGTCGTCTCCGTGCGCGGCGGTGGGCACTCGATCGCCGGGCTGTCCGCATCGGACAGCTGCATGCTGATCGACCTCGCGCCGATGCACGCCGTGCACGTCGACCCGGCCGCGCGGCTCGCCCGGGCGCAGGGTGGCGCGGTCTGGGCCGACGTCGACCGCGAGACCCAGGCCTACGGGCTGGCCGCGCCGGGCGGCGTGGTCTCCGACACCGGCGTCGCCGGGCTCACCCTCGGCGGCGGCTACGGCTGGCTGCGCCGGAAATACGGTCTCTCCTGCGACCACCTGCTGGCGGCCGAGGTGGTCGGCCCCGACGGTGAGGTGCGGGTGGCCTCCGAGACGGAGAACACCGACCTGCTGTGGGCGCTGCGCGGCGGTGGCGGCAACTTCGGCGTCGTCACCTGGTTCACGTTCGGGCTCGTGGACGTCGGCCCGACCGTCGCCTTCGCCGGCACCTTCTATCCGGTCGAGGAGGCGGCCCAGGTGCTGCGCGGCTGGCGCAACTATGTCGCCGTCGCGCCGGACGAGGTGACCGCGAGCTTCCTGACCGTCACGATGCCGGCCGACCCGGCGTTGCCGCCCGCGCTGCATGACCGGGCCTGCGCGCTGGTCGGCGCGGTCTACGCCGGTGACGCCGCGGCGGGCCTGGACATCCTGCGGCCGCTGCGCGAGCTCGGCACGCCGTTGGCCGACCTGTCGGGGCCGCTGCCGTTCGTCGGCGTGCAGCAGAGCTTCGACACGTTCTTCCCACGCAACACGCTCCAGGCGTACTGGAAGTCGCGTTATCTCTCCTCGCTCGACGACGCGGCGATCGACTTCGTGGCGCGGTGCGCCGAGCAGCGACCCAGCCCGCAGACGCTGGTCAACGTGTTCCACATGGGCGGGGCGATCGCCGCGGTGCCGCCCGACGCGACGGCGTTCGCCCAGCGGTCCTCGCCGTTCCTGCTCTCCATCGACGGCAACTGGACCGACCCGGCGGACAACGCCGACAACATCGCCTGGGTACGCGAGGCGTTCCGCGAGTCGGCCCGACACGGTGACGACGGGGTCTATCTCAACTTCACCGGCCGCGCCGACGAGCCGCCGGACATCGCGGTCGACAGCGCGTTCGGGGCCAACCTGCGCCGGCTGGCGGAGATCAAAGCGAGGTACGACCCGGCCAACATGTTCCGCGCCAACAACAACATCACACCCGCCCCCAGCTGA
- a CDS encoding DedA family protein, whose amino-acid sequence MALAAQGDPSDLGGLTGWVAGVIDSLGVPGVGLLVALENLVPPIPSEIVLTLGGFLANQGRMSLPLVIIAATAGSVVGALILYWLGRGLGEDRLKRWLDHIPLVDTDDLEKADRWFERHANMAVLLGRCVPVVRSLVSIPAGANHMPLGRFVAFTTLGSGVWNTLFVGAGYALGSRWQLVDQYSRWFDYAILALIVVSIALWVRKKVRKRRRADALHR is encoded by the coding sequence ATGGCGCTGGCCGCACAGGGCGACCCGAGCGATCTTGGTGGGCTGACCGGCTGGGTGGCCGGGGTGATCGACTCCCTGGGCGTTCCCGGCGTGGGCCTGCTGGTCGCGCTCGAGAACCTGGTGCCGCCCATCCCCAGCGAGATCGTGCTGACGCTCGGCGGGTTCCTGGCCAACCAGGGGCGGATGAGCCTCCCCTTGGTGATCATCGCGGCGACGGCCGGCTCGGTGGTCGGCGCGCTGATCCTCTACTGGCTCGGCCGCGGCCTCGGCGAGGACCGGCTGAAGCGCTGGCTCGACCACATTCCGCTTGTCGACACCGACGACCTGGAGAAGGCCGACCGGTGGTTCGAGCGGCACGCCAACATGGCCGTCCTGTTAGGACGGTGTGTGCCGGTGGTGCGCAGCCTGGTCTCGATCCCGGCCGGCGCCAACCACATGCCGCTCGGCCGGTTCGTCGCGTTCACCACGCTCGGCAGCGGGGTCTGGAACACGCTGTTCGTCGGCGCCGGCTACGCGCTCGGCTCCCGGTGGCAGCTGGTCGACCAGTACTCCCGCTGGTTCGACTACGCCATCCTCGCGCTGATCGTCGTCAGCATCGCGCTGTGGGTGCGCAAGAAGGTCCGCAAGCGCCGCCGGGCCGACGCGCTGCATCGGTGA
- a CDS encoding inositol monophosphatase family protein: MILSDAEVAVAAAEAGAAVVRHYYGAAVDRHAKTGRDFATTADIESEQAILGVIREHRPDDGFLGEETGRTGPAGGRTWLVDPLCGTLNFAVETPLVAVNVALRDGAAAAVDPLTGEVFWTDGTGAWVRRAGVDTPLTPSAESRLVDVNLDPPFPNAALFQATSLLADPAFGAEFGPRVLSTTLALTWVAGGRRAGYVTDGDLRDSVHFAAGLAICRAAGCVVTGLHGQPLHTGIGGLVAAADLETHQTLLRLIHAQG, encoded by the coding sequence ATGATCTTGAGTGACGCGGAGGTGGCCGTCGCGGCCGCCGAGGCCGGTGCCGCCGTGGTCCGCCACTACTACGGTGCGGCCGTCGACCGGCACGCCAAGACGGGACGGGACTTCGCCACCACCGCCGACATCGAGTCGGAACAGGCGATCCTCGGTGTGATCCGGGAGCATCGGCCCGACGACGGCTTCCTGGGCGAGGAGACCGGCCGCACCGGGCCGGCGGGCGGGCGCACCTGGTTGGTCGACCCGCTCTGCGGCACGCTCAACTTCGCGGTCGAGACCCCACTGGTCGCGGTCAACGTCGCGCTGCGCGACGGCGCCGCGGCCGCGGTCGACCCGCTGACGGGCGAGGTCTTCTGGACCGACGGCACCGGGGCCTGGGTGCGCCGGGCCGGCGTCGACACCCCGCTCACGCCGTCGGCCGAGTCGCGGCTGGTCGACGTCAACCTCGACCCGCCGTTCCCGAACGCCGCCCTCTTCCAGGCGACCAGCCTGCTGGCGGATCCGGCGTTCGGCGCCGAGTTCGGGCCGCGGGTGCTGTCGACGACGCTCGCGCTGACCTGGGTCGCGGGCGGACGCCGGGCCGGTTATGTCACCGACGGCGACCTGCGCGACAGCGTGCACTTTGCGGCCGGCCTGGCGATCTGCCGCGCCGCGGGCTGCGTGGTCACCGGCCTGCACGGCCAGCCCCTGCACACCGGCATCGGCGGCCTGGTGGCCGCGGCCGACCTCGAGACCCACCAGACCCTGTTGCGGTTGATCCACGCACAGGGCTGA
- a CDS encoding cellulose binding domain-containing protein: MRPIRKVAVTAGLALAAMVVGVAVAPAASAATAAFVRTASWGSGYEARFTVTNNTSSTITSWNVAFDLPSGTSVSSFWDADMTRSGQRFTFTNKSWNGTLGPNATASFGFIAAGGGDPTNCTVNGGSCAGGGPTNPQAPPTPGNVRVTGTTANSISVAWNASTGATGYRVYEGTTVRATVTGTSATVGGLPACTSRSYTVAAYNAQGESAKSGAVSGTTTGCTGGGTGAMSAAPYIYSWGNVPNLNTVMSATGIKWFTKAFVLSGGGCTPAWDGNRPINSAGDAQQIAAIRAAGGDIIPSVGGWSGNKLGPNCASASALAGALQQVINTYSLKAIDLDVENTDEFESEVVQDRILGALKILKQNNPGLKTIVTIPTATTGPSWWGTRLINQGAALQANVDVWTIMPFNFGGGADMYASTVSAAEGLRNALKTAFGWSDATAYAHMGISGMNGRSDQNEITTTAQWASIRDWAKARGLARLAFWSVNRDRGCPGGPLSSDCSSIAQPDWEFTRITAQFS, translated from the coding sequence GTGAGACCGATCAGAAAGGTCGCCGTCACCGCCGGCCTGGCCCTCGCGGCCATGGTGGTCGGCGTGGCGGTCGCCCCCGCCGCCTCCGCGGCCACGGCGGCGTTCGTCCGCACCGCGAGCTGGGGCTCCGGCTACGAGGCCCGGTTCACCGTCACCAACAACACGTCGTCGACCATCACGTCCTGGAACGTGGCGTTCGACCTGCCGAGCGGCACCTCGGTGAGCAGCTTCTGGGACGCCGACATGACGCGGTCCGGGCAGCGCTTCACGTTCACCAACAAGTCGTGGAACGGCACGCTGGGTCCCAACGCTACGGCCAGCTTCGGGTTCATCGCGGCCGGCGGCGGCGACCCGACCAACTGCACCGTCAACGGCGGCTCGTGCGCCGGCGGCGGCCCGACCAACCCGCAGGCCCCGCCGACGCCCGGCAACGTGCGGGTCACCGGCACCACCGCCAACTCGATCTCGGTCGCCTGGAACGCCTCGACGGGCGCCACGGGCTACCGGGTCTACGAGGGTACGACCGTCCGCGCGACCGTCACCGGCACCAGCGCCACGGTCGGCGGGCTGCCGGCGTGCACCTCGCGCTCCTACACGGTGGCCGCCTACAACGCGCAGGGTGAGTCGGCGAAGTCCGGCGCGGTGTCCGGCACGACCACCGGCTGCACCGGCGGTGGGACGGGCGCGATGAGCGCGGCCCCGTACATCTATTCCTGGGGCAACGTGCCGAACCTGAACACGGTCATGTCGGCCACCGGCATCAAGTGGTTCACCAAGGCGTTCGTCCTCTCCGGCGGCGGCTGCACACCGGCCTGGGACGGCAACCGGCCGATCAACAGCGCCGGCGACGCCCAGCAGATCGCGGCGATCCGGGCGGCCGGCGGCGACATCATCCCGTCGGTCGGCGGCTGGAGCGGCAACAAGCTCGGCCCGAACTGCGCCTCGGCCTCGGCGCTGGCCGGCGCCCTGCAACAGGTGATCAACACGTACAGCCTCAAGGCGATCGACCTCGACGTGGAGAACACGGACGAGTTCGAGAGCGAGGTCGTGCAGGACCGGATCCTCGGCGCGCTGAAGATCCTCAAGCAGAACAACCCCGGCCTGAAGACCATCGTGACGATCCCGACCGCGACCACCGGCCCGTCGTGGTGGGGCACCCGCCTGATCAACCAGGGCGCCGCGCTGCAGGCCAATGTGGACGTCTGGACCATCATGCCGTTCAACTTCGGCGGCGGGGCCGACATGTACGCGTCGACGGTCAGCGCGGCCGAAGGGCTCAGGAACGCGCTGAAGACGGCGTTCGGTTGGTCCGACGCGACTGCGTACGCCCACATGGGCATCTCCGGCATGAACGGCCGCTCCGACCAGAACGAGATCACCACGACCGCGCAGTGGGCCTCGATCCGCGACTGGGCCAAGGCCCGCGGCCTGGCCCGGCTGGCGTTCTGGTCGGTCAACCGCGACCGCGGCTGCCCCGGCGGCCCGCTCAGCTCCGACTGCTCCAGCATCGCGCAGCCGGACTGGGAGTTCACCCGCATCACCGCACAGTTCTCGTAA